In Rhodothermus marinus DSM 4252, a single genomic region encodes these proteins:
- a CDS encoding tRNA-queuosine alpha-mannosyltransferase domain-containing protein, producing MLNILALEPWYGGSHRNFLDGLIRHSRHRFHAVTMAPRYRRWRMHGGAVTMARKALQAWDEGFRPDVIFATNMVNLPAFLSLTRSKLAHVPVILYFHENALTYPLPEGKERDPAFGYINYLSCLAADRVLFNTRFHMEEFLEALPQLLRAFPDYTHLDAVQEIRAKASVLYPGIDLSAHDQYAGDRRPRYWGPGMPPPIILWNQRWEYDKAPEVFLRVMNRLDDAGHRFRLILAGERFEEQPYELDKAFERYADRILHYGYAEDFEEYSRLLHRADIIVSTARHEFFGVAVLEAIYCGCHPLLPNRLSYPELIPEPLHRPLLHAPTLYEDEEELYRLLSALLKGEERPLPPERLREIPAHLDWKRHVEAYDRLFEEVAGTTPARPDEAMAATA from the coding sequence ATGCTGAACATTCTGGCACTGGAGCCCTGGTACGGAGGGTCTCACAGGAATTTTCTGGACGGGCTGATTCGCCACAGCCGGCATCGGTTTCATGCGGTAACGATGGCGCCGCGCTACCGGCGCTGGCGCATGCACGGCGGGGCCGTCACCATGGCGCGGAAGGCGTTGCAGGCCTGGGACGAAGGCTTTCGGCCCGATGTGATCTTCGCCACGAACATGGTGAACCTGCCTGCCTTCCTGTCGCTGACGCGCAGCAAACTGGCGCACGTGCCCGTCATTCTCTATTTCCACGAGAATGCGCTGACCTATCCGCTGCCCGAGGGCAAAGAGCGGGATCCGGCCTTCGGGTACATCAACTACCTGTCGTGCCTGGCGGCCGATCGGGTGCTGTTCAACACGCGCTTCCACATGGAGGAATTTCTGGAGGCATTGCCGCAGCTGCTCCGGGCTTTTCCGGATTACACGCACCTGGACGCCGTGCAGGAGATTCGTGCCAAGGCTTCGGTGCTCTATCCGGGCATCGATCTGTCGGCGCACGACCAGTACGCGGGGGATCGGCGGCCGCGCTACTGGGGTCCGGGCATGCCGCCGCCCATCATTCTCTGGAATCAGCGCTGGGAGTACGACAAGGCGCCCGAAGTTTTCCTGCGCGTGATGAACCGGCTGGACGACGCCGGCCACCGCTTCCGGCTGATTCTGGCCGGCGAGCGCTTCGAGGAACAGCCCTACGAACTGGACAAGGCCTTCGAGCGCTACGCCGACCGCATCCTGCACTACGGCTACGCCGAGGACTTCGAGGAATACAGCCGCCTGCTGCACCGGGCCGACATCATCGTCTCGACGGCCCGCCACGAGTTTTTCGGGGTGGCGGTGCTGGAGGCGATCTACTGTGGCTGCCATCCGCTGCTTCCCAACCGGCTGAGCTATCCGGAGCTGATCCCCGAGCCGCTGCATCGGCCGCTGCTGCACGCGCCCACGCTGTACGAGGACGAGGAGGAACTCTACCGGCTGCTGTCGGCCCTGCTGAAAGGTGAGGAGCGGCCGCTGCCGCCGGAACGGCTCCGCGAAATTCCGGCGCACCTCGACTGGAAACGACACGTGGAAGCCTACGATCGGCTCTTCGAAGAAGTGGCCGGCACGACGCCCGCACGCCCGGACGAAGCCATGGCCGCCACCGCCTGA
- a CDS encoding amidophosphoribosyltransferase: protein MTVLPDSYRQTLRRLGRALRALVYPWHCLHCGARATHPTLPLCTDCLAALRRVPPGEPLRRLHRLPEAIGCFRAAYSLWYETPEGPFRPLHHALKYGNRPVYAQRLGRLLGETFRDELQTIDVVVPVPLHRRRFLERGYNQSAWLARGVGEVLGRPVAPELLVRVRATRSQTHLGRDARRANVARAFAAPYPERVAGRHVLLVDDLLTTGATAAWAAQALHEAHASGVTLLTLGLAA, encoded by the coding sequence ATGACTGTTTTACCGGATTCTTACAGGCAGACGCTTCGCCGTCTGGGAAGGGCCCTGCGGGCGCTGGTCTATCCATGGCACTGTCTGCACTGCGGCGCACGGGCCACACACCCGACGCTTCCGCTCTGCACAGACTGTCTGGCCGCGCTTCGTCGCGTGCCGCCCGGCGAGCCGCTTCGTCGCCTGCACCGGTTGCCGGAGGCCATCGGCTGCTTCCGGGCCGCCTACAGCCTGTGGTACGAAACCCCGGAGGGGCCCTTTCGCCCGCTGCACCATGCCCTGAAGTACGGCAACCGGCCGGTCTATGCGCAGCGGCTGGGACGGCTGCTGGGCGAAACATTCCGCGACGAGCTGCAGACGATCGACGTGGTCGTGCCCGTCCCGCTGCACCGCCGCCGTTTTCTGGAACGCGGCTACAACCAGAGCGCCTGGCTGGCCCGGGGCGTCGGCGAGGTGCTGGGACGCCCGGTAGCTCCGGAACTGCTGGTGCGCGTGCGCGCCACGCGGAGCCAGACCCACCTGGGTCGCGACGCACGTCGCGCCAACGTGGCCCGCGCCTTTGCGGCGCCTTACCCGGAGCGTGTGGCCGGACGTCACGTGCTGCTGGTGGACGATCTGCTCACCACCGGCGCCACGGCCGCCTGGGCCGCCCAGGCCCTGCACGAAGCCCACGCTTCTGGCGTCACGCTGCTCACGCTGGGCCTGGCGGCATGA
- a CDS encoding abortive infection family protein, whose translation MSGNRLDDIAPAFRAAVERWPDAANLQQHYRELVRAWEGEGSSVIELIKSFLECVCWTVLNELGAEGLASSTPTTTELLARVLDALGLRHQRGVGPLGRVISAHNRLAEALNEYRNQDGSVAHGRDGFLDAISNRYTRVYLLSADSVIALILSAYDGREPNLRTISRLE comes from the coding sequence ATGAGTGGCAACCGTCTCGACGACATCGCCCCGGCCTTTCGTGCCGCTGTCGAGCGCTGGCCGGATGCCGCCAATCTTCAACAACACTATCGGGAGCTCGTCCGCGCCTGGGAGGGGGAAGGGAGCAGCGTCATCGAGTTGATCAAGTCCTTCCTGGAGTGCGTCTGCTGGACGGTGCTCAACGAGCTGGGTGCAGAGGGACTGGCTTCCTCCACGCCGACGACAACGGAGCTGCTTGCCCGCGTATTGGACGCCCTGGGGCTGCGCCATCAGCGGGGTGTGGGGCCTCTGGGTAGGGTGATCTCGGCGCACAACAGATTGGCTGAGGCATTGAACGAGTATCGCAATCAGGACGGCAGCGTCGCGCATGGTAGGGATGGGTTTCTTGACGCGATCTCGAACCGGTACACGCGGGTGTACCTTCTATCGGCCGACTCGGTCATCGCGCTCATCCTGAGCGCCTACGACGGCAGGGAGCCCAATCTTCGGACTATCAGTAGATTGGAATAG
- a CDS encoding DUF4411 family protein translates to MRYLPNVFIAAKNLHYGMDFCPAFWDWLVESNQAGKVFSIEKVKDELEAGDDELAVWVSSQRDGFFLKPDPTVLEAMGAVSEWVNSNEYTPAAKSAFFQVADYWLIAHALAGGFVVVTHEKPADTRNKVKIPNVCVGLGIKVMTPFEMLRHERARFVLER, encoded by the coding sequence ATGAGATACTTGCCCAACGTCTTCATAGCGGCCAAGAACCTGCATTACGGCATGGACTTCTGCCCAGCCTTCTGGGACTGGCTGGTCGAAAGCAACCAGGCCGGCAAGGTGTTCAGCATTGAGAAGGTCAAGGACGAACTCGAGGCGGGCGACGATGAACTGGCGGTTTGGGTGTCGTCTCAGCGGGATGGATTCTTCTTGAAACCAGATCCGACTGTTCTCGAAGCGATGGGTGCGGTGAGCGAATGGGTGAACAGCAACGAATACACCCCGGCTGCCAAGAGCGCTTTTTTCCAGGTGGCGGACTACTGGCTTATCGCCCATGCGCTGGCCGGTGGGTTTGTCGTTGTAACGCATGAAAAGCCTGCCGACACGCGGAATAAGGTCAAGATTCCGAACGTGTGTGTGGGGCTGGGCATCAAGGTGATGACTCCCTTCGAAATGTTGCGGCACGAGCGAGCTCGATTCGTTCTGGAGAGATAG
- a CDS encoding ImmA/IrrE family metallo-endopeptidase gives MTLRVPVKPDLLYWAMRRSGRMPEELSRRFKKLEDWLEGRGQPTLRQLEDFARATHTPIGYFFLAEPPEEVLPIPDFRTTSKARHSSPSADLLETIYICQQRQAWYREFARLYGEPPVAFVGSATLQDAPAEVAARMREQLGFDIEARSRMTTWTEALRQFIGLAEDAGVLVMVSGIVGSNTHRPLDVSEFRGFALADDLAPLVFINGRDSKAGQMFTLAHELAHLWLGQSGVSDSDARVLPDERTERWCNAVAAEFLAPLEAVRANLVAGEPLPETLERLARRFKVSTLVILRRLFDAGWIDRETLDSAWQQELQRLKQLSPGGKGGDFYNTLGAHVGKRFARAVIVSTLEGQTPFTEAFRLLGVRKSRTFYELAQRLEIPA, from the coding sequence ATGACCTTGCGAGTGCCTGTTAAACCCGATCTTTTGTATTGGGCCATGCGGCGCTCTGGCCGCATGCCGGAGGAGTTGTCTCGTCGTTTCAAGAAGCTCGAAGACTGGTTAGAAGGGCGGGGACAACCCACGCTCAGGCAGCTCGAGGACTTCGCCCGCGCCACCCACACTCCTATCGGTTATTTCTTTCTGGCCGAACCGCCGGAAGAGGTATTGCCGATCCCCGATTTTCGCACCACGTCGAAGGCACGCCATAGCTCCCCCAGCGCCGACCTGCTGGAAACGATCTACATCTGTCAGCAGCGGCAGGCCTGGTACCGGGAGTTTGCCCGGCTATATGGCGAACCGCCGGTTGCCTTTGTGGGCTCGGCGACGCTTCAGGATGCCCCGGCGGAGGTGGCCGCTCGGATGCGCGAACAGCTCGGGTTCGATATAGAAGCCCGTTCCCGAATGACGACATGGACTGAAGCGCTGCGACAGTTCATCGGCTTGGCCGAAGATGCCGGGGTGCTGGTGATGGTCAGCGGCATTGTCGGCAGCAATACCCACCGTCCGCTCGATGTCTCCGAGTTTCGCGGATTCGCGCTGGCCGACGACCTGGCCCCGCTGGTGTTCATCAATGGCAGGGACAGCAAGGCGGGACAGATGTTCACCCTGGCCCATGAACTGGCGCACCTCTGGTTGGGGCAATCTGGCGTAAGCGATAGCGACGCGCGCGTTCTTCCCGACGAGCGGACCGAGCGCTGGTGCAATGCGGTGGCGGCGGAATTCCTTGCTCCGCTTGAAGCCGTGCGAGCGAACCTGGTGGCAGGCGAACCTTTACCCGAGACGCTGGAGCGGCTGGCGCGGCGCTTCAAGGTCAGCACCCTGGTGATCCTGCGCCGTCTGTTCGATGCCGGGTGGATCGATCGGGAAACACTGGACAGCGCATGGCAACAAGAGTTGCAGCGGTTGAAGCAGCTTTCGCCCGGAGGAAAGGGCGGAGATTTTTACAACACCCTGGGCGCTCATGTGGGCAAGCGATTCGCCAGGGCGGTGATCGTGAGCACGTTGGAGGGACAAACGCCCTTTACCGAGGCGTTTCGCCTTCTCGGCGTGCGAAAAAGCCGGACCTTTTATGAGCTGGCGCAACGTCTGGAGATTCCGGCATGA
- a CDS encoding RNA-directed DNA polymerase: MSERNNSSARLVLDMSADEARAFFLKPESYCDIDLPLYFTFESVLSEVDNYLHDEELDNLCEQGIRPAHLEGVNYLLLSNKDGRHAWRPFEVIHPVLYVDLVNAITHPENWKFIQERFLQFKNDSVVDCVSIPVESTSRSKDKEEQILVWWQEIEQRSIELALEFEVLAHTDINDCYGQIYTHSIAWALHSKEKAKKERKDLSLIGNRIDKCIQNMRYGQTNGIPQGSILMDFIAEMVLGYADLCLSEKLAKTTLQDKNYKILRYRDDYRIFVRSKYDAEEILKILTEVLSNLGLKLNSEKTVISDSIIQSSIKEDKLAWLFRVQEDNDLVRHLLILHDHARCYPNSGSLLRGLAEFRKKLDKTKTCSNPHVLISIVVDIAYGNPRTYPVCAAIISRLLGFLKSESDKKEIFNKIVGKFRRLPNTGYMEVWLQRIAIPLGFQDEWSERLCLIAEGKEKKSLWENDWIKSDELKGVLNKPIVDEEKKKSMQPAIAPEEYELFRWQY; encoded by the coding sequence ATGAGCGAGAGAAATAATAGTAGTGCACGCCTGGTTCTTGATATGAGCGCAGATGAAGCCCGGGCATTCTTCCTGAAGCCGGAGAGTTACTGCGACATTGATCTTCCACTCTATTTCACTTTCGAGTCTGTTCTAAGCGAGGTGGACAATTACCTGCACGACGAAGAACTTGACAATCTATGCGAGCAGGGAATACGGCCCGCACACCTCGAAGGAGTTAACTATTTGCTATTATCCAATAAAGACGGAAGGCATGCGTGGAGACCGTTTGAGGTAATACACCCCGTACTCTATGTTGACTTGGTAAACGCGATTACGCATCCGGAAAATTGGAAGTTTATTCAGGAACGCTTTTTACAATTCAAGAACGACTCAGTCGTTGACTGCGTGAGTATTCCGGTAGAGTCCACCTCAAGGTCTAAGGACAAAGAGGAGCAGATACTCGTGTGGTGGCAAGAAATCGAGCAGCGCTCAATAGAGTTGGCCTTGGAGTTCGAGGTTTTAGCTCATACGGACATCAACGATTGTTACGGTCAGATCTATACCCACTCAATCGCTTGGGCGCTTCACAGTAAAGAGAAAGCTAAGAAGGAAAGAAAAGACTTGTCTCTAATTGGAAATAGAATAGACAAATGCATTCAAAATATGCGATATGGACAGACCAATGGGATTCCGCAAGGATCGATACTGATGGACTTCATAGCGGAGATGGTTCTTGGCTATGCGGATTTATGCCTTAGTGAAAAGCTAGCGAAGACTACCCTTCAGGATAAAAACTATAAGATCCTGCGTTATCGTGACGATTATAGGATATTTGTAAGAAGTAAGTATGATGCTGAAGAAATACTGAAGATTCTTACAGAGGTATTGAGCAATTTGGGATTGAAATTAAACTCCGAAAAAACAGTTATCAGTGATAGTATCATTCAATCTTCCATTAAAGAAGATAAACTAGCGTGGTTGTTCAGAGTCCAGGAGGATAATGACCTGGTAAGGCATTTATTAATTTTGCATGACCATGCTCGTTGCTATCCGAATAGTGGGAGCTTGCTACGAGGACTCGCTGAGTTTCGAAAGAAACTGGATAAAACGAAGACCTGCTCAAATCCGCATGTTCTTATCAGTATTGTTGTGGACATAGCTTACGGTAATCCGCGGACATATCCAGTCTGTGCTGCAATCATCAGTCGCTTATTAGGGTTTTTGAAATCCGAAAGTGATAAGAAAGAAATTTTTAATAAAATAGTGGGAAAATTTAGAAGGCTTCCTAATACTGGATATATGGAAGTATGGCTACAGCGAATTGCTATTCCGCTTGGATTCCAGGATGAATGGTCTGAACGGCTTTGTCTTATTGCCGAGGGAAAGGAGAAAAAATCCTTATGGGAAAATGATTGGATCAAAAGTGATGAGCTCAAAGGTGTGCTAAATAAACCCATAGTGGATGAGGAAAAGAAGAAATCCATGCAGCCAGCCATCGCTCCTGAGGAGTATGAGTTGTTCAGATGGCAATATTGA
- the ccmA gene encoding heme ABC exporter ATP-binding protein CcmA translates to MDRLEVIALGKRFGYRRLFAGLSFTIAAGETLAVTGPNGSGKSTLLRMLAGVLRPSEGEVRLQVNGRQVEPTDRPFYVGLAAPYLQLYDGFTARENLTFIARARGLSDGRRRVESWLERVQLRAFADEPVAIFSSGMRQRLRLAAALLADPPLWLLDEPRSNLDEAGRRLVEALLEEARAKGRLVVVATNDADEAAACMQQVDLRRFR, encoded by the coding sequence ATGGACCGACTGGAAGTGATCGCGCTCGGCAAGCGCTTCGGTTACCGGCGCCTGTTTGCGGGGCTTTCGTTCACGATCGCGGCCGGCGAGACGCTGGCCGTGACGGGCCCGAACGGCTCGGGCAAGTCGACGCTTTTGCGCATGCTGGCGGGCGTGCTGCGTCCCTCGGAGGGCGAGGTGCGGTTGCAGGTCAACGGTCGCCAGGTCGAGCCCACCGATCGTCCCTTCTACGTGGGGCTGGCTGCGCCCTACCTGCAGCTCTACGACGGCTTTACCGCGCGGGAGAACCTGACGTTTATCGCCCGGGCCCGGGGCCTTTCTGACGGACGCCGGCGTGTGGAAAGCTGGCTGGAACGGGTGCAGCTCCGGGCGTTTGCCGACGAGCCCGTGGCGATTTTCTCCTCGGGCATGCGCCAGCGGCTCCGGCTGGCCGCCGCGTTGCTGGCCGATCCGCCGCTCTGGCTCCTGGACGAGCCGCGCTCGAACCTGGACGAGGCCGGCCGCCGGCTGGTTGAAGCATTGCTTGAAGAAGCCCGGGCGAAAGGCCGACTGGTGGTGGTAGCCACCAACGACGCCGACGAAGCGGCCGCCTGCATGCAACAGGTGGATTTGCGGCGGTTTCGGTGA
- a CDS encoding DNA polymerase domain-containing protein, giving the protein MAETTHLYDDVALFGRDPAPGLLDVQPLLDGDADTPARVRLYWRSADGTLRVEEQPFYPFFLLADIRLLRGYPRRRFRFRPLAGNEHFRYLVVFESWTAYREALRHIEQAAAGAERPPVYQINAPAQQYLMQSGRTCFKGMTLDDLHRLQLDIEVYTESGFPNAERPEDQIVLIALHDNRGWHRVLDIRDAGSEAALLRQFVDVLRERDPDVLEGYNLLAFDLPYLQRRCQRYGIPLQLGRDGSELRTFPASIRFAERTIDYTAFEIAGRHVIDVYFQVLAFDVFKRDLPDYTLKTVARYFGLSTRERTYIAGTELSRTWTEDPDRVRAYVLDDAIETERLARMLSGSAFYLTQMVPMPYGQVARTGPAAKIEALMVREYLRRRHSIPCPQWGSQALGGYTDVFVTGVVGPIVYADVESLYPSIMLTYGIQPRTDRLGLFQQLLRRLTELRLETKRRMREAESEALRRELDARQNSYKILINSFYGMLGFSLAAFNDFEAADRVAATGQEVLRRLIQAIQQAGGQVVEVDTDGVLFMPPPDVRDEAAERAFVEQLGEALPSGIRVSYEGRFKKMLSYKKKNYALLGYDGSLKFKGSSLISRSVERFGRQFVREAIALLLEEDVQGLHELYLRYRARILQHDWESVHDFARTETLKDTLENYLADVAAGRRPRAAAYELALRLREAGRPVRKGDRITYYITGTHPNVAAYENCRLAEEWDPANPDENAAYYLRRLDEFARKFEPFFTPADFRRIFSPDDLFGFSAEGIRPIRRVRAPEEVFSSTPF; this is encoded by the coding sequence GTGGCGGAGACGACGCACCTGTACGACGACGTCGCGCTGTTCGGCCGGGATCCGGCGCCGGGGCTGCTGGACGTACAGCCGCTGCTGGACGGCGACGCCGACACGCCGGCCCGCGTGCGCCTTTACTGGCGCAGCGCGGACGGCACGCTACGCGTCGAAGAGCAGCCGTTCTATCCGTTCTTCCTGCTGGCCGACATCCGGTTGCTCCGGGGCTACCCGCGGCGGCGTTTTCGCTTTCGCCCGCTGGCAGGGAACGAGCACTTCCGCTATCTGGTCGTCTTCGAAAGCTGGACCGCCTACCGCGAAGCGCTCCGTCACATCGAGCAGGCGGCCGCCGGTGCCGAGCGCCCGCCCGTCTATCAGATCAACGCCCCGGCCCAGCAGTACCTGATGCAGTCGGGCCGCACCTGCTTCAAAGGCATGACGCTCGACGACCTGCACCGCCTCCAGCTCGACATCGAGGTCTACACCGAATCGGGTTTCCCGAACGCGGAGCGTCCCGAAGATCAGATCGTGCTCATCGCGTTGCACGACAACCGCGGCTGGCATCGCGTGCTGGACATACGCGATGCCGGCTCCGAAGCGGCCCTGCTGCGTCAGTTTGTGGACGTGCTGCGCGAGCGGGACCCCGATGTGCTGGAAGGCTACAACCTGCTGGCTTTCGACCTGCCCTATCTGCAGCGGCGTTGCCAGCGCTATGGTATTCCCCTGCAACTGGGCCGCGACGGCAGCGAGCTCCGCACGTTTCCGGCCAGCATTCGCTTTGCCGAGCGCACGATCGACTACACGGCCTTCGAGATCGCCGGCCGGCACGTGATCGACGTCTACTTTCAGGTGCTGGCCTTCGACGTGTTCAAGCGGGACCTGCCCGACTACACGCTGAAGACGGTCGCCCGCTACTTCGGCCTTTCGACGCGCGAGCGCACCTACATCGCCGGCACCGAGCTTTCCCGCACCTGGACCGAAGATCCCGATCGCGTGCGCGCTTACGTGCTCGACGACGCCATCGAAACGGAGCGGCTGGCCCGTATGCTCTCGGGCTCGGCCTTCTACCTGACGCAAATGGTGCCCATGCCCTACGGACAGGTAGCGCGTACGGGACCCGCCGCCAAGATCGAAGCGCTCATGGTGCGCGAGTACCTGCGGCGTCGCCACAGCATCCCCTGCCCCCAATGGGGCAGCCAGGCGCTGGGCGGCTACACGGACGTCTTCGTGACCGGCGTGGTCGGCCCCATCGTTTACGCCGACGTCGAAAGCCTCTACCCGTCCATCATGCTCACCTACGGCATCCAGCCGCGCACCGATCGGCTGGGGCTGTTTCAGCAGCTGTTGCGTCGGCTGACCGAGCTGCGTCTGGAAACCAAGCGCCGGATGCGTGAAGCCGAGTCCGAAGCGCTGCGCCGTGAACTCGACGCCCGGCAGAACTCCTACAAGATCCTGATCAATTCCTTCTACGGCATGCTGGGCTTTTCGCTGGCGGCGTTCAACGACTTCGAGGCGGCCGATCGCGTGGCGGCCACCGGTCAGGAGGTGTTGCGCCGGCTCATCCAGGCCATCCAGCAGGCCGGCGGACAGGTCGTCGAGGTGGACACCGACGGCGTGCTCTTCATGCCCCCGCCGGACGTCCGGGACGAAGCGGCCGAACGCGCCTTCGTCGAGCAGCTCGGCGAGGCCCTTCCATCCGGCATTCGCGTGAGCTACGAGGGCCGTTTCAAAAAAATGCTTTCCTACAAAAAGAAAAACTACGCGCTGCTGGGCTACGACGGCAGCCTGAAGTTCAAAGGGTCCTCGCTGATTTCCCGCTCCGTCGAGCGCTTCGGCCGACAGTTCGTGCGCGAGGCCATTGCGCTGCTGCTGGAGGAAGACGTTCAGGGACTGCACGAACTCTACCTGCGCTACCGCGCCCGCATCCTGCAGCACGACTGGGAAAGCGTCCACGACTTCGCCCGCACCGAGACGCTGAAAGACACGCTCGAAAACTACCTGGCCGATGTGGCGGCCGGGCGGCGTCCCCGCGCGGCCGCCTACGAACTGGCCCTTCGCCTGCGCGAGGCCGGCCGTCCCGTGCGCAAAGGGGATCGGATCACCTACTACATCACGGGCACGCACCCCAACGTGGCCGCCTACGAAAACTGCCGCCTGGCCGAGGAATGGGATCCGGCCAATCCGGACGAAAACGCGGCGTACTACCTGCGACGTCTGGACGAATTTGCCCGCAAGTTCGAGCCTTTCTTCACCCCGGCCGACTTCCGACGCATCTTCTCCCCTGACGACCTGTTCGGCTTCTCGGCCGAGGGCATTCGCCCGATCCGCCGGGTACGCGCGCCTGAAGAAGTGTTTTCATCCACCCCGTTTTGA
- the speA gene encoding biosynthetic arginine decarboxylase, with protein sequence MDETAQPLEIDIEAWTPRAAEALYHVPAWGAGFFHVNEAGHVAVRPLGPEGPSIDLLEVIERLRAQHVHPPVLLRFQDLLRTRVQQLNRAFRRAIAETGYANTYRGVYPIKVNQLREVVEEILEAGAPFSFGLECGSKSELLATLPYLDRDDMLLICNGCKDRAMMQLILAGQRLGKKVIPVIERMAEFRLLLEALEDRSLPQAGVPAIFGVRLRLSATGAGLWSESGGETSKFGLSLSELLGLLDRIGDGHSGVSLQLLHFHMGSQIAHLAHIREAVTEAARIYARLRKRGLGITYLDIGGGLGVTYEAGNPDAPGSIDYSLGEYAHTVVATVQQVCEAEGVPPPVLISESGRALTAYHSVFVTEVLDTRSRHYELPAWANGGIHPLLEELRRLYDAAASEPLSATYEQLEAVRQQVNRSFREGALSLEQKAEAEQLYWATCARLCERLPRSSEALETLPENLRQLPTRLADHYLCNFSVFRSLIDHWAIGQHFPIMPIHRLDEPPTRHGILIDLTCDSDGQVSDFVTPVGEKHTLELHPLRPDEPYYLGFFLMGAYQDIMGDQHNLFGRVTEAHVYLDEDEPGNFYIELILPGATVEKELAQVQYYPNDLERRMNRLIQEKVRTGALRPREGVELLELYRRVFRTSTYLEH encoded by the coding sequence TTGGACGAAACGGCTCAGCCTCTGGAGATCGACATCGAAGCCTGGACGCCCCGGGCGGCCGAAGCACTCTACCATGTCCCGGCATGGGGCGCGGGCTTTTTCCACGTCAACGAAGCCGGACACGTAGCCGTCCGCCCGCTGGGGCCGGAAGGTCCCTCCATCGATCTGCTGGAAGTGATCGAGCGGCTGCGTGCGCAGCATGTGCATCCGCCCGTTCTGCTGCGCTTTCAGGATCTGCTGCGCACCCGCGTCCAGCAGCTCAACCGGGCGTTTCGCCGCGCCATTGCCGAGACGGGCTACGCCAACACCTATCGGGGCGTCTATCCGATCAAGGTGAACCAGCTCCGCGAGGTGGTTGAAGAAATTCTCGAAGCCGGAGCGCCTTTCTCGTTCGGGCTGGAATGCGGCTCCAAGTCGGAGCTGCTGGCCACGCTGCCCTACCTGGACCGGGACGACATGCTGCTGATCTGCAACGGCTGTAAGGACCGGGCCATGATGCAGCTCATCCTGGCGGGGCAGCGCCTGGGCAAAAAGGTGATCCCGGTGATCGAACGCATGGCCGAGTTCCGGCTGCTGCTGGAGGCGCTGGAAGATCGCTCGCTACCGCAGGCCGGTGTGCCGGCCATCTTCGGCGTGCGCCTGCGGCTGTCGGCGACGGGCGCCGGCCTGTGGTCGGAGTCCGGCGGTGAGACGTCCAAGTTCGGCCTGTCGCTGTCGGAGCTACTGGGCCTGCTCGACCGCATCGGCGACGGTCACTCGGGGGTGTCGCTGCAGCTGCTGCACTTTCACATGGGCAGCCAGATCGCCCATCTGGCACACATTCGCGAGGCGGTCACCGAGGCCGCGCGGATCTATGCCCGGCTGCGCAAGCGTGGGCTGGGCATCACCTACCTGGACATCGGCGGCGGCCTGGGCGTCACCTACGAGGCGGGCAACCCGGACGCCCCCGGCAGCATCGACTACTCGCTGGGCGAGTACGCCCATACGGTCGTGGCGACGGTGCAGCAGGTCTGCGAGGCCGAAGGCGTCCCGCCGCCCGTTCTGATCTCCGAAAGCGGCCGGGCCCTGACGGCCTACCACTCGGTCTTCGTGACGGAGGTGCTCGACACCCGTTCCCGACACTACGAATTGCCTGCCTGGGCCAATGGAGGCATCCATCCTCTGCTGGAGGAGCTGCGCCGGCTCTACGACGCGGCCGCCTCCGAGCCGCTGTCCGCAACGTACGAACAACTTGAAGCCGTGCGGCAGCAGGTCAACCGCTCGTTTCGGGAAGGGGCCCTGTCTCTGGAGCAGAAAGCGGAAGCCGAACAGCTCTACTGGGCTACCTGTGCCCGCCTGTGCGAGCGCCTGCCCCGCTCGTCCGAAGCGCTGGAGACGCTCCCCGAAAACCTGCGCCAGCTGCCCACGCGACTGGCCGATCATTATCTGTGCAACTTCTCCGTCTTTCGCTCGCTGATCGACCACTGGGCCATCGGCCAGCACTTCCCGATCATGCCCATTCACCGCCTGGATGAACCGCCCACACGCCACGGCATCCTGATCGATCTGACCTGCGACTCCGACGGTCAGGTCAGCGATTTCGTCACCCCGGTCGGCGAAAAGCACACGCTTGAACTCCATCCGCTGCGCCCGGACGAGCCCTACTACCTGGGCTTTTTCCTGATGGGTGCCTATCAGGACATCATGGGCGATCAACACAACCTTTTCGGCCGCGTCACCGAAGCGCACGTCTATCTGGACGAAGACGAGCCGGGGAATTTTTACATCGAGCTGATTCTGCCGGGCGCGACCGTCGAAAAAGAACTGGCTCAGGTGCAGTACTACCCGAACGACCTCGAGCGTCGCATGAACCGGCTCATTCAGGAGAAGGTGCGCACCGGTGCGCTGCGGCCACGGGAAGGCGTGGAATTGCTGGAACTGTACCGGCGCGTCTTTCGGACTTCCACCTATCTGGAACACTGA